In the genome of ANME-2 cluster archaeon, the window TGGAAGATCACAACAGCTTTACCAGGTAGTTTCTTGGATTCTGCCAGACTCTTTGCTTCTTCAAAACGGTCTCCTTTTTCAAGGTAATCCACAGAACCCTTGACCTGATATGATTTCTTTGATTCACCGTCATATCCTACAATTGATAATTTAGGATTCTCTTTGAGATTATTGGCAGTTTTCTTAAGGAAATTATCCACGATCATAATTGTCTCATCATCAATGAATTTCCACATACCAACAAAAATAACATTAGGTTTGCCATTTTTATCAGCCGTTGCAATAGGAAGTGGCTTTTGATTCTGTATGACTTCTTTAACCTCGGGATTTAATTTAACCATATTGTTCACCATTGATTATTGTAGTTATTTGTGTTCATATAGTTTTTGATAAAAAATAAACTTTCGTAAAAATATAACGGTAGAAAAGACCATCATTCTATTTTGTGATATTGAATGATCCTATACCACTGGTATGCCATAAGGACCAGCAGGAGTATTACAACAAACCCTATTGTGTCGAATAATACTTCCATTGCAAGCAGTCCCAAAACTAATTCATATTATACAATTCGGCTATATTTTATCATAATTGGGCAATTATTGATTATAATTCAATGTTATTATCCCAGATAAGATAGATTTCATTTGATTTGTACACACGCTTTTAGTTTTGGGACAGCCTGATTGGGTCATTTATTGTTGAATCAC includes:
- a CDS encoding pyridoxamine 5'-phosphate oxidase, with the translated sequence MVKLNPEVKEVIQNQKPLPIATADKNGKPNVIFVGMWKFIDDETIMIVDNFLKKTANNLKENPKLSIVGYDGESKKSYQVKGSVDYLEKGDRFEEAKSLAESKKLPGKAVVIFHIEEVYDSIYGQHAGEQIA